A single window of Candidatus Rhabdochlamydia oedothoracis DNA harbors:
- a CDS encoding transposase, translating to MHKESWLYAITLPTIRSKIVANYLKTSRVEIKFLPPYSPDLNLIERLWRFMNKKVRNNRYYEKFLDFKKAICAFFENIPKYREELQPLLSRKFCLVKS from the coding sequence TTATATGCGATAACGCTGCCTACTATTAGGTCAAAAATCGTTGCAAATTACCTAAAAACATCCAGAGTAGAAATCAAATTCTTGCCTCCTTATTCTCCCGATCTCAATCTGATTGAACGCCTTTGGCGATTCATGAATAAAAAAGTCCGCAATAATCGATATTATGAAAAATTCTTAGATTTTAAGAAGGCAATTTGTGCTTTTTTTGAAAATATTCCTAAATATCGGGAAGAACTGCAACCTCTTTTATCTAGGAAATTTTGCTTAGTTAAATCTTAA
- a CDS encoding IS30 family transposase encodes MIFNNQTQGETLPKGYHHLTYDQRCQIYILKARGDTSSSIANILKVHHSTISRELKRNKGQRGYRHQQAQEKAFLRKNSQPNKKMTPQIVTRIEEKIKLQWSPIQISGWLKRHGKEHVSHETIYNHIWKDKRQGGQLYRELRHRGKKYNKQRKGASGRGNMPGRIDIKQRPCIVEKKTRLGDWELDTVIGAGHKGVIVSMVERTSKLTKLAKVSHKTAEEVSQALIEQLKPIKDFVHTLTADNGKEFAYHQMVSFELETDFYFATPYHSWERGLNEHTNGLVRQYFPKTQSFLDTTSKDIERVETLLNNRPRKALNFETPLEVFTRLSTNMLCSGAQ; translated from the coding sequence GTGATTTTTAACAATCAAACACAAGGAGAGACCTTGCCTAAAGGCTACCATCACCTAACCTATGACCAAAGATGTCAGATTTATATTTTAAAAGCTAGAGGAGATACATCTAGCTCAATAGCAAACATTCTAAAAGTTCATCATAGCACTATTAGTAGGGAACTTAAGAGAAATAAAGGGCAACGAGGATACCGTCATCAGCAAGCTCAAGAAAAAGCATTTCTTAGAAAAAATTCTCAGCCCAATAAAAAAATGACTCCTCAAATAGTTACCCGTATTGAAGAAAAAATCAAGTTGCAATGGAGCCCTATACAAATATCCGGATGGCTTAAAAGACATGGTAAAGAACATGTTAGTCATGAGACCATCTATAATCATATCTGGAAAGATAAACGACAGGGAGGACAGCTTTATAGAGAGCTCCGTCATCGAGGGAAAAAATATAACAAGCAGAGAAAGGGAGCTTCTGGAAGAGGGAACATGCCTGGTCGTATAGATATTAAGCAACGGCCTTGTATTGTAGAAAAAAAGACTCGTTTAGGAGACTGGGAACTAGATACAGTCATAGGGGCAGGACATAAAGGCGTAATTGTATCAATGGTAGAAAGAACTTCCAAGCTAACTAAGCTCGCCAAAGTTTCTCATAAAACTGCAGAGGAAGTAAGTCAAGCGTTAATTGAACAACTTAAACCTATCAAAGATTTTGTACACACATTAACAGCAGACAACGGAAAAGAATTTGCCTATCACCAAATGGTTAGTTTCGAGCTAGAGACAGACTTCTACTTTGCAACGCCCTACCATTCTTGGGAAAGAGGCTTAAATGAGCATACAAACGGACTAGTTAGGCAATATTTTCCTAAAACACAAAGCTTTTTAGATACGACTTCCAAGGATATAGAAAGGGTGGAAACTTTACTAAATAACAGACCTAGAAAGGCTCTCAACTTCGAAACTCCACTAGAAGTGTTTACGAGATTATCTACAAACATGCTATGCTCGGGTGCACAATAG
- a CDS encoding NAD(P)/FAD-dependent oxidoreductase: MRIAIIGAGFSGLAVAWNLLNLKNQVVVFDPFSGGASFVAAGLLHPYVGEEAQRSLFATEAMQKTEDLLHVAKRSLKKELYREGIIRIAQNEKQRKAYKNHCVVFKDVVDLGNDHFLIKSGKTVFCKRYLQGMRLAIIEKGGQFIAEKITELEQLKTFDQIVVAAGASIRDFSEFVQLKLSFIKGQVLTCEIPLNLQIERSLVGKGYIATSHKCGIYHVGATYERHDLTETVNLLNTQKVLFTKAASFYPDIWQLKPIDCSSAIRVMRQGHYLPIATKVSNKVWVITAMGSRGLLYHAYFGEKLAQAIIGNNNSFFSRTNVLLKIDRL, from the coding sequence ATGCGGATTGCAATTATAGGTGCTGGTTTTTCTGGATTAGCAGTAGCTTGGAATTTGCTGAATCTAAAGAATCAAGTAGTTGTATTTGATCCTTTTTCAGGGGGAGCATCATTTGTAGCAGCAGGTTTACTCCACCCTTATGTAGGTGAAGAGGCGCAAAGATCGCTTTTTGCAACCGAAGCTATGCAAAAGACAGAAGATTTGCTACACGTAGCAAAAAGAAGCTTAAAGAAAGAACTCTATAGAGAAGGTATTATTCGCATTGCTCAAAATGAAAAACAAAGGAAGGCCTATAAAAATCACTGCGTGGTTTTTAAAGATGTCGTAGATTTAGGCAATGATCATTTCTTGATCAAATCGGGAAAGACGGTATTTTGTAAACGTTACCTGCAAGGAATGCGACTAGCTATTATAGAAAAAGGCGGCCAGTTTATTGCAGAGAAAATTACAGAGTTAGAACAGCTAAAAACCTTTGATCAAATAGTTGTTGCAGCAGGAGCCTCTATTCGTGATTTCTCAGAATTTGTGCAATTAAAATTGAGTTTTATCAAAGGACAGGTTCTCACTTGTGAAATTCCCCTTAATTTACAAATAGAGAGAAGTCTTGTGGGCAAAGGCTATATAGCAACATCTCATAAGTGCGGGATCTACCATGTGGGTGCGACGTATGAGCGCCATGATTTAACAGAAACAGTGAATCTATTGAATACGCAAAAAGTGCTTTTTACTAAGGCGGCTAGTTTTTATCCAGATATTTGGCAGCTAAAACCTATAGACTGCTCTTCTGCTATAAGAGTGATGCGTCAAGGACACTATCTTCCCATTGCAACAAAAGTCTCTAATAAGGTGTGGGTAATTACAGCTATGGGATCTAGAGGTTTATTATATCATGCTTATTTCGGAGAAAAATTGGCGCAGGCAATAATAGGGAACAACAACTCTTTCTTTTCAAGAACTAATGTATTACTTAAAATAGATCGACTATGA
- a CDS encoding MBL fold metallo-hydrolase, whose translation MSIQAQFTFMGTGGSMGTPVIGCHCAICHSLNPLDQRMRPSGLIQVTDKNFVIDVGPDFRMQALRLGIEKIDGVLISHAHSDHIAGLDDLRAYYFLHKSKTPCLLSELTFKELKQRYPYLFQPTNNEKSVTAQLDFCVLPQEFGSIFFQGIQWVFFSYLHAEIQVTGFRIGNFAYVSDIRYYSNQVIDMLIGVETLAISVHKKEATEVHFGIEEAMEFSTFIRTKKTYFTHLSHDFEHGKIKLPFGFELAYDGMVIFFTIPKKDLHDN comes from the coding sequence ATGAGCATACAAGCGCAATTTACATTTATGGGGACCGGTGGATCTATGGGAACTCCTGTGATTGGTTGTCATTGTGCGATATGTCATTCCCTTAATCCGCTAGATCAAAGGATGCGTCCTTCTGGTTTGATACAAGTAACGGATAAGAATTTTGTGATTGATGTAGGCCCTGATTTTCGTATGCAAGCTTTACGATTGGGGATTGAAAAAATAGATGGTGTATTGATCTCTCATGCACATTCAGACCACATTGCTGGATTGGATGATTTAAGAGCGTATTATTTTTTGCATAAATCTAAAACGCCTTGTTTGTTATCCGAGCTAACTTTTAAAGAACTAAAGCAACGCTATCCCTATTTATTCCAGCCTACCAACAATGAAAAAAGTGTAACAGCTCAACTCGATTTCTGTGTGCTTCCTCAAGAATTCGGCTCTATTTTTTTCCAAGGGATTCAATGGGTTTTCTTTTCCTATCTGCATGCAGAAATACAAGTAACGGGTTTTCGCATAGGGAATTTTGCCTATGTGTCTGATATAAGGTATTACTCTAATCAAGTAATAGACATGCTAATTGGAGTAGAAACCCTTGCGATAAGTGTGCATAAAAAAGAGGCTACAGAGGTGCACTTTGGAATAGAAGAAGCCATGGAATTCTCTACATTTATAAGGACTAAAAAAACGTATTTCACCCATTTATCTCATGATTTCGAGCATGGTAAAATAAAGCTTCCGTTTGGATTTGAGCTTGCCTATGATGGCATGGTTATTTTTTTTACAATACCTAAAAAGGATCTACATGACAATTGA
- the hflX gene encoding GTPase HflX, translating to MTIDPASLELKNSHRAILIGVYSHSQQKALCIDYLSELERLCETYGWQVTAIFACMLRKVDAATYLSKGKVEELAQMVIDLNADVVVFDDEISPHQQRNLEKQLKKAVIDRTELIIEVFAQRAQTREARLQIELAKARYQMPRLKRLWTHLSRQSAGGGAYLKGEGEKQLEIDRRILRRQIDSLKQEIDQVAKQRHTQRGLRMRTQIPTFAIVGYTNVGKSTLLRALTQADVLVEDKLFATLDTTTRKFVLPNKQAILLIDTVGFIRKIPHTLVAAFRSTLEEAIHTDILLHLIDVSHPMAFSQAEETLVVLKELGAEDKPIITVLNKIDLFPNPSTLAKFRILYQKTVPICAQTGEGFELLLDSMMREIALLRKTVRVKIPQSHYALVSELMRLGRVLECEYEENDVVMKLEIPASLEHRLQPFLLG from the coding sequence ATGACAATTGACCCAGCATCACTGGAGTTAAAAAATTCACATAGAGCGATTCTTATAGGGGTTTATTCTCATAGCCAACAAAAGGCTCTTTGCATTGATTATTTAAGTGAATTAGAACGTCTTTGTGAAACCTATGGTTGGCAAGTTACCGCTATATTTGCCTGCATGTTGCGTAAGGTAGATGCCGCAACTTATTTGAGCAAGGGTAAGGTAGAAGAGCTAGCCCAAATGGTGATTGATTTAAATGCGGATGTAGTGGTGTTTGATGATGAAATTAGTCCTCATCAACAACGTAATTTAGAAAAGCAATTAAAAAAAGCTGTAATTGATCGCACAGAATTAATTATTGAGGTGTTTGCACAAAGAGCGCAAACCAGAGAAGCACGTTTACAAATCGAGCTTGCAAAAGCAAGATACCAGATGCCTCGCTTGAAGCGTTTATGGACCCATCTTTCTCGTCAAAGTGCAGGGGGTGGAGCGTATTTAAAAGGTGAAGGAGAAAAGCAACTGGAAATTGATAGACGGATTTTGCGACGTCAAATCGATTCGTTAAAGCAAGAAATCGACCAAGTAGCTAAGCAGCGTCATACCCAACGGGGATTGAGAATGCGCACACAAATACCGACATTTGCCATAGTGGGTTATACAAATGTAGGTAAATCCACACTTCTTAGAGCGCTAACTCAAGCTGATGTTTTAGTAGAGGATAAGTTATTTGCAACCCTGGATACCACAACTCGTAAATTTGTTTTGCCTAATAAACAGGCAATTTTATTGATCGATACCGTTGGATTTATTCGCAAGATTCCACATACACTCGTTGCAGCCTTTCGCAGTACATTAGAAGAGGCAATTCACACCGATATTTTATTGCATCTGATCGATGTGAGTCATCCAATGGCTTTTTCTCAGGCGGAGGAGACCCTAGTTGTTTTAAAAGAGCTAGGAGCTGAAGACAAGCCGATTATTACCGTGTTGAATAAAATCGATCTATTTCCCAATCCCTCTACATTAGCCAAATTTCGGATTTTATATCAGAAAACCGTGCCTATTTGTGCTCAAACAGGAGAGGGCTTTGAACTCTTACTCGATAGCATGATGCGCGAAATTGCTCTTTTACGCAAAACAGTGCGGGTCAAAATCCCACAAAGCCATTATGCACTTGTTAGCGAATTGATGCGTTTAGGAAGAGTTCTTGAATGTGAGTATGAAGAAAATGATGTTGTAATGAAATTAGAAATACCAGCTTCCTTAGAACATCGCCTGCAACCGTTTTTACTAGGTTAA
- the radC gene encoding RadC family protein, producing MTLKAIPAEERPRERLLRDGIDSLSLAELIAIVLSSGTRGKSVLSLSEELIVRFGSLEYLLDASVIELMELKGIGLAKAIQLKAVFGIALKCRRPQSLKKYSIQSVEEAYLLAKGEIGHYSQEILLVILRDVRGFLIHREQVAVGTLSQVLIHPREVFYPAVRYKAHSMILAHNHPSGDPTPSHADIELTKVLMQSGQIMGIEIDDHLIIGRDRFVSLKEQGVMNSFSKY from the coding sequence ATGACTTTAAAAGCAATCCCAGCAGAAGAGAGGCCGAGGGAGCGTTTATTACGAGATGGAATTGATTCTCTTTCTTTGGCAGAGCTCATAGCTATTGTTTTAAGCAGTGGAACGCGAGGCAAATCGGTTTTGAGTTTATCAGAAGAACTTATTGTGCGATTTGGTAGTCTTGAATATCTTTTAGATGCTTCTGTAATTGAGCTTATGGAACTCAAAGGAATAGGACTTGCTAAAGCAATTCAGCTAAAAGCGGTTTTTGGTATCGCATTGAAATGTCGTCGTCCTCAGTCTTTAAAAAAATACTCCATTCAATCTGTGGAAGAGGCCTATCTTTTAGCAAAAGGAGAAATCGGTCATTATTCTCAAGAAATTTTATTAGTCATTCTGCGAGATGTGCGTGGGTTTTTAATTCATAGAGAACAGGTAGCGGTTGGAACGCTATCTCAGGTTTTGATCCACCCAAGAGAGGTGTTTTATCCTGCTGTGCGTTATAAGGCTCATAGTATGATTTTAGCTCATAATCACCCCAGCGGAGATCCCACTCCATCTCATGCTGATATTGAATTGACGAAAGTTCTTATGCAATCTGGTCAGATCATGGGCATTGAGATTGATGACCATTTGATTATAGGTAGAGATCGTTTTGTTTCTTTGAAAGAACAAGGCGTTATGAATAGCTTTTCAAAATATTAA
- the mtaB gene encoding tRNA (N(6)-L-threonylcarbamoyladenosine(37)-C(2))-methylthiotransferase MtaB, with amino-acid sequence MNQKKKFKVVTLGCRTNQYESQAYQDQLLTLGYKEAKGAERVDLCIINTCTVTESADSSSRYQIRHLHRKYPDAKIVVTGCLLESAKEALQGMDEIDCVVPNKDKENLLSYVFPEQEMPEFKICQFEAHTRAFVKVQDGCNSFCTYCIIPYVRGRSRSRDVTEILQEVKGLIANGYKEIVLTGINIGDFESKQIRLADLVRQVDAIEGIQRLRISSIDPDEIDEDLAGAVLHSKHTCASMHVVLQSGSNTILKRMNRKYTREVFLETIDRLRNANPDFTFTTDVIVGFPGESELDFQDTLAMMDYVRFAKVHMFPYSPRPRTRAVLYPNRIDSAVVNTRKQQVLRLAEEHAYFLREKYVGSTLPVLIEKAEDVSSGHTENFLHVISQDKGLKSNDLVEMQLYENTPEGLLGRIV; translated from the coding sequence ATGAACCAGAAAAAAAAATTTAAAGTTGTCACTTTAGGCTGTCGTACTAATCAATACGAATCACAGGCTTATCAAGATCAATTGCTCACTTTAGGCTATAAAGAGGCTAAAGGAGCAGAGCGGGTAGACTTGTGTATTATAAATACTTGCACCGTTACAGAATCAGCAGATAGCTCCAGTCGCTATCAAATTCGCCATTTACATCGCAAATACCCTGATGCAAAGATTGTTGTTACGGGATGCCTTCTGGAAAGCGCAAAAGAGGCCTTGCAGGGCATGGATGAGATAGATTGTGTTGTGCCCAATAAAGATAAGGAAAATCTCCTCTCTTATGTATTCCCAGAACAAGAAATGCCGGAATTTAAAATCTGTCAATTCGAAGCCCATACCAGAGCCTTTGTTAAAGTCCAAGATGGATGTAACTCTTTTTGTACCTATTGTATTATTCCTTATGTACGGGGTCGCTCTCGTTCTCGAGATGTAACAGAGATTTTGCAAGAAGTAAAAGGATTAATTGCTAATGGATATAAAGAAATTGTTTTAACAGGAATTAATATTGGCGATTTTGAATCTAAGCAAATTCGTTTAGCAGATCTGGTCAGGCAAGTCGATGCAATAGAAGGAATACAAAGACTGCGCATCTCTTCGATTGATCCCGATGAGATAGATGAGGATTTAGCAGGTGCTGTTTTACACTCCAAGCACACCTGTGCTTCTATGCATGTTGTTTTGCAATCAGGATCAAATACCATTTTAAAACGCATGAATCGTAAGTACACCAGAGAAGTTTTTTTAGAAACAATAGATAGACTACGCAACGCAAACCCTGATTTTACCTTCACAACCGATGTCATAGTTGGTTTCCCAGGTGAAAGCGAACTGGATTTTCAAGATACACTAGCTATGATGGATTACGTGCGTTTTGCAAAAGTACATATGTTTCCCTATAGTCCACGCCCGCGAACAAGAGCAGTTCTTTATCCTAACCGGATAGATTCAGCAGTTGTTAACACAAGAAAACAACAGGTTTTGCGCTTAGCAGAAGAACATGCGTATTTTTTAAGAGAAAAATATGTTGGGTCTACTCTTCCTGTATTAATAGAGAAAGCAGAAGATGTCTCCAGTGGTCATACAGAAAATTTTCTGCACGTAATTAGTCAAGATAAAGGTCTTAAATCTAATGATCTTGTAGAGATGCAACTATATGAAAACACCCCTGAGGGTCTCTTGGGAAGGATTGTATGA
- a CDS encoding PhoH family protein produces the protein MVRKTFIIDTNILLHDPDAIIKFHNNDVVIPLAVLEELDGMKRFSDELGKNARHVLRYIDGLKNAHPGQLAQGVSIENDILVKVQMDTKFADREAFPFSLDRSAHKIVFSAFKLKEQGVPVSLISKDFIVRVKAEAVGIESQDYINLRFSYENIYKGYRKLDMSKKNLDLFYKDGVLPIDLPDLYPNEYCLISSKEQSSAVCKYNSQNKQLEPLLKLPRDIWGVHPLNIEQKCALDLLLRDDIKLVTLMGPAGTGKTLLALAVGLKKIFDDGNHKKILVSRPIVPLGKDIGYLPGSKEEKLYHWMQPIYDNLEFLCESTGSANSAETQKWIMESKKIEMEAVTYIRGRTLPNMYIIIDEAQNLTPHEVKTIISRAGQGTKVVLTGDPTQIDNPYLDKDSNALTYTVGRFKEHPIYGHIFLDRTERSELAALATEML, from the coding sequence GTGGTTCGTAAAACATTTATCATAGATACCAATATTCTTTTACATGACCCTGATGCGATCATTAAATTTCATAATAATGATGTCGTAATCCCTCTTGCCGTTCTTGAGGAACTAGATGGAATGAAAAGATTTTCCGATGAATTGGGAAAGAATGCTCGTCATGTTTTACGTTATATCGATGGGTTAAAAAATGCTCATCCAGGTCAACTGGCGCAAGGAGTCTCTATTGAAAATGATATTTTAGTAAAAGTGCAAATGGATACAAAATTTGCAGATCGAGAAGCCTTTCCTTTTTCTTTGGATCGCAGTGCTCATAAAATTGTTTTCAGTGCTTTTAAACTAAAGGAGCAAGGTGTCCCGGTTTCTCTTATTTCTAAAGACTTTATTGTGCGCGTTAAAGCAGAAGCTGTAGGGATAGAATCACAAGACTATATTAACTTAAGATTTTCTTACGAAAATATCTATAAAGGGTATCGTAAATTAGACATGAGTAAGAAAAATCTAGATCTATTTTATAAAGATGGGGTCCTGCCAATTGATTTGCCTGATTTGTATCCCAATGAATATTGCTTGATTAGCTCAAAAGAGCAGTCATCTGCTGTGTGCAAATACAACTCTCAAAACAAACAGCTAGAACCTTTACTAAAGTTGCCAAGAGATATCTGGGGTGTCCATCCTCTGAATATAGAACAAAAATGTGCCTTAGATTTGCTGCTGCGCGATGATATCAAATTAGTAACCCTTATGGGTCCTGCAGGGACAGGAAAAACCCTTTTAGCTTTAGCCGTGGGTTTGAAAAAGATTTTTGATGATGGGAATCATAAAAAAATTCTCGTGAGTCGGCCCATTGTGCCATTAGGAAAAGATATTGGGTATCTTCCAGGTAGCAAAGAAGAAAAGCTCTATCATTGGATGCAGCCTATTTACGATAACTTAGAATTTTTATGTGAATCAACAGGCTCAGCGAATTCTGCTGAAACGCAAAAATGGATTATGGAAAGTAAAAAAATTGAAATGGAAGCGGTAACCTATATTCGTGGGCGCACGCTTCCCAATATGTATATTATCATCGATGAAGCACAAAATCTAACACCGCATGAGGTAAAAACCATTATCTCTCGCGCAGGTCAAGGGACAAAAGTGGTTTTAACCGGAGATCCTACTCAAATAGACAATCCTTATTTAGATAAAGACTCTAACGCTTTGACGTATACGGTAGGTAGATTTAAGGAACACCCTATTTACGGTCATATTTTCTTGGATCGCACAGAGCGCTCTGAATTAGCTGCTTTAGCTACAGAGATGTTATAA